One Pantoea trifolii DNA segment encodes these proteins:
- a CDS encoding cytochrome o ubiquinol oxidase subunit III has translation MSTETAKHHHDAHAEHGHHDAGANKVFGFWIYLMSDCIIFATLFATYAVMVNNTAGGPAGKDIFELPFVLVETALLLLSSITYGMAVIAMNNQNKGSVISWLALTFLFGAGFIGMEIYEFHHLIKEGFGPDRSGFLSAFFTLVGTHGLHVTSGLIWMAVMMFQISKRGLTATNRTRIMCLSLFWHFLDVVWICVFTVVYLMGAM, from the coding sequence ATGTCAACTGAAACTGCAAAACACCACCACGACGCCCATGCGGAGCATGGGCATCACGATGCAGGAGCCAATAAAGTCTTTGGCTTCTGGATCTACCTGATGAGTGACTGCATTATCTTCGCAACCCTGTTTGCGACCTATGCAGTAATGGTCAATAACACTGCCGGTGGCCCGGCAGGTAAAGACATCTTCGAACTGCCGTTCGTTCTGGTCGAAACCGCGCTGCTGCTGCTCAGCTCCATTACTTATGGAATGGCAGTGATTGCGATGAACAACCAGAACAAAGGTTCGGTCATCAGCTGGTTAGCGTTGACCTTCCTGTTCGGTGCTGGCTTTATCGGCATGGAAATCTATGAATTCCATCACCTGATCAAAGAAGGCTTCGGTCCCGATCGCAGCGGCTTCCTGTCAGCGTTCTTCACGCTGGTCGGCACGCACGGTCTGCACGTGACCTCTGGCCTGATCTGGATGGCAGTGATGATGTTCCAGATTTCTAAACGTGGTCTGACTGCAACCAACCGCACCCGTATCATGTGCCTCAGCTTGTTCTGGCACTTCCTGGATGTGGTTTGGATCTGCGTATTCACCGTTGTCTACCTGATGGGAGCCATGTAA
- the cyoE gene encoding heme o synthase, whose translation MIKQYLQVTKPGIIFGNLISVIGGFLLASKGSIDYTLFLASLVGVSLVVASGCVFNNVIDRDIDIKMERTRNRVLVKGLISAKVSLVYATALGIAGFALLYFGANPLAMWLAVMGFVVYVGVYSLYMKRNSVYGTLIGSLSGAAPPVIGYCAVTNQFDAGALILLAIFSLWQMPHSYAIAIFRFKDYQAANIPVLPVVKGISVAKNHITLYILAFMIATLMLTLGGYAGYKYLVVAAAVSVWWLGMALSGYKTSNDKVWARKLFVFSIVAITALSVMMSVDFMTPASKDLLTYVW comes from the coding sequence ATGATTAAGCAATACCTGCAAGTAACAAAACCAGGAATTATTTTCGGCAATTTAATTTCTGTGATCGGTGGATTCCTGCTGGCTTCGAAAGGCAGCATTGATTACACCCTGTTTCTCGCCTCGCTGGTGGGCGTATCGCTGGTTGTCGCATCAGGTTGTGTTTTTAACAACGTGATTGACCGCGATATCGACATCAAAATGGAGAGAACGCGGAACCGTGTTCTGGTCAAAGGCCTGATCTCGGCGAAAGTAAGCCTGGTTTATGCAACCGCATTGGGTATTGCTGGCTTTGCGTTGCTGTATTTCGGCGCTAACCCGCTGGCCATGTGGCTGGCGGTGATGGGCTTCGTGGTTTACGTAGGCGTTTACAGCCTCTATATGAAGCGTAACTCTGTCTACGGCACGCTGATTGGTAGTCTCTCTGGCGCTGCGCCGCCGGTGATTGGCTACTGCGCAGTGACCAACCAGTTTGATGCTGGCGCGTTGATTTTACTGGCTATCTTTAGCCTGTGGCAGATGCCGCACTCCTATGCGATTGCCATCTTCCGCTTTAAAGATTACCAGGCTGCCAACATTCCGGTTCTGCCGGTGGTGAAAGGCATCTCAGTGGCAAAAAATCATATTACGCTGTATATCCTGGCGTTCATGATTGCCACGCTGATGCTGACCCTTGGCGGTTACGCGGGCTACAAATATCTGGTGGTGGCTGCAGCCGTTAGCGTGTGGTGGCTCGGCATGGCACTTTCAGGTTACAAAACCTCAAACGACAAAGTTTGGGCACGTAAACTGTTTGTGTTCTCGATTGTCGCTATCACCGCCCTGAGCGTGATGATGTCGGTTGATTTCATGACGCCAGCGTCGAAGGATTTGCTGACTTACGTCTGGTAA
- a CDS encoding MFS transporter produces MNDNKMTPVELRATWGLGTVFSLRMLGMFMVLPVLTTYGMALQGASETLIGLAIGIYGLAQAIFQIPFGLLSDRVGRKPLIVGGLLLFVFGSVIAATSDTIWGVILGRALQGSGAIAAAVMALLSDLTREQNRTKAMAFIGISFGVTFAIAMVVGPIVTHALGLHALFWMIAILATLGIVITLFVVPNAPNHVLNRESGMVKGSIRAVLTNPKLLKLNIGILCLHILLMSSFVALPGQFEQAGLPAAEHWKVYLVTMLVAFVAVVPFIIYAEVKRRMKRVFVGCVAIIIIAEIVLWGAAGHFWTLVIGVQLFFLAFNLMEAILPSLISKESPPGYKGTAMGIYSTSQFIGVAIGGSMGGWIYGHVDAQTVFLVGAIVAAAWLFVAMSMQEPPYVSSLRIMLSDAVLAVPNLEKRLKAQPGVASVFIVPEEKSAYIKIDSKVTSRVELEALLASC; encoded by the coding sequence ATGAACGACAATAAAATGACGCCAGTAGAGCTACGCGCTACATGGGGTTTAGGTACCGTTTTTTCCCTGCGCATGCTGGGAATGTTTATGGTCTTGCCGGTACTCACCACGTACGGCATGGCGTTACAGGGCGCCAGTGAAACACTGATTGGTCTAGCAATCGGTATCTATGGTTTGGCACAAGCCATCTTCCAGATTCCCTTTGGTCTGCTCTCCGATCGCGTCGGCCGTAAGCCACTGATCGTCGGCGGACTGCTGCTGTTCGTTTTCGGCAGCGTAATCGCCGCCACCTCCGACACCATTTGGGGCGTGATTTTAGGCCGCGCATTACAAGGTTCCGGCGCGATTGCCGCCGCGGTAATGGCGTTGCTGTCGGACTTAACCCGTGAACAGAACCGCACCAAAGCGATGGCGTTTATCGGCATCAGCTTTGGCGTCACCTTTGCCATTGCCATGGTAGTTGGCCCGATTGTCACCCACGCGCTCGGCTTGCACGCGCTGTTCTGGATGATCGCCATCCTCGCGACGCTGGGCATCGTCATCACCTTATTTGTGGTACCGAATGCGCCAAATCATGTATTGAACCGTGAGTCCGGCATGGTGAAAGGCAGCATCCGTGCGGTGCTGACCAATCCAAAACTGTTAAAACTGAATATCGGCATTCTCTGCCTGCACATTCTGTTGATGTCGAGCTTCGTGGCGCTGCCGGGACAGTTTGAACAAGCCGGTTTACCGGCGGCAGAACACTGGAAAGTTTATCTGGTGACCATGCTGGTGGCGTTTGTCGCTGTGGTGCCTTTCATTATCTATGCCGAAGTGAAGCGCCGCATGAAGCGCGTGTTCGTTGGCTGCGTGGCGATCATCATCATCGCGGAAATCGTATTGTGGGGCGCGGCAGGCCACTTCTGGACGCTGGTGATTGGCGTGCAGCTGTTCTTCCTCGCCTTCAACCTGATGGAAGCGATTCTGCCATCGCTGATCAGTAAAGAGTCGCCGCCGGGCTATAAAGGCACCGCTATGGGCATTTACTCCACCAGCCAGTTCATTGGCGTGGCGATTGGCGGCAGCATGGGCGGATGGATCTATGGTCATGTAGATGCACAAACCGTGTTCCTGGTCGGCGCGATCGTCGCGGCTGCCTGGCTGTTTGTGGCAATGTCGATGCAGGAACCGCCTTACGTTAGCAGCCTGCGCATTATGCTCAGCGATGCGGTGCTGGCGGTGCCAAACCTTGAGAAGCGTTTAAAAGCGCAGCCCGGCGTGGCGTCGGTGTTTATCGTGCCGGAAGAGAAAAGTGCCTACATCAAAATCGACAGCAAAGTGACGAGCCGCGTCGAACTTGAAGCGCTGCTCGCCAGCTGTTAA
- a CDS encoding lipoprotein encodes MLKKLLFPLLAAFILAGCASNTTTLDIQPKIQLPQQDPSLMGVTISVNGADQRSDQALAKVNRDGQLITLTPSRDLRFLLQEVLEKQMTSRGYMIGPSGAVDLQIVVNGLYADVTQGNVRYSITTKADISIIATAKNGNKQVKNYRQTYSVEGAFTATNAKITNAVNSTLSDVIADMAQDTSVHNFIKQNAR; translated from the coding sequence ATGTTGAAAAAACTGTTATTCCCTCTGCTGGCTGCTTTTATTTTGGCCGGCTGTGCCAGCAACACCACCACGTTGGATATTCAACCGAAGATTCAACTGCCGCAGCAAGATCCCAGCCTGATGGGCGTCACCATCAGCGTTAACGGTGCCGATCAACGTTCCGATCAGGCGCTGGCAAAAGTGAACCGTGATGGTCAGTTGATCACGCTGACACCCTCCCGCGATCTGCGCTTCCTGCTGCAGGAAGTGTTAGAGAAGCAGATGACGTCGCGCGGCTACATGATTGGCCCAAGCGGTGCCGTTGATCTGCAGATCGTGGTGAATGGTCTGTACGCTGATGTGACACAAGGCAACGTGCGCTACAGCATCACCACCAAGGCAGATATCTCCATCATCGCCACCGCGAAAAACGGTAACAAGCAGGTGAAAAACTATCGCCAGACTTACAGCGTAGAAGGCGCGTTTACCGCCACCAACGCGAAGATCACCAACGCGGTTAACTCAACGCTGAGTGACGTGATTGCTGATATGGCGCAGGACACCAGCGTTCACAACTTCATCAAGCAGAACGCCCGCTAA
- the ampG gene encoding muropeptide MFS transporter AmpG — translation MTSHYLRIFTQRNAAVLLLLGFASGLPLALTAGTLQAWMTVENVDLKTIGFFSLVGQAYVFKFLWSPMMDRYTPPFLGRRRGWLLVTQLALIGGIIAMGFMQPSRDLTLLAALAVLVAFCSASQDIVFDAWKTDVLPPEERGSGAAITVLGYRLAMLISGGLALWLADRYLGWQATYWLMALLMVPGLIATLLAKEPEMPAREPHSLRQAVTFPLKDFFQRNNAWLLITLIILYKLGDAFAASLTTTFLIRGVGFSAGDVGLVNKTLGLLATIIGALYGGVLMQRLSLFRALMIFGVLQAVSNFAYWLLAVTPPHLWSMASAVFIENLCGGMGTAAFVALLMTLCNKSFSATQFALLSALSAVGRVYVGPAAGWLVELWGWPTFYAFTVFAGVPGLLLLWLCRGTLHSMQQSGEFVMRSLWPQGYRWTVRLFSIGCGLLALWLLALALNASGVVQINALLTPMFEAGMAFALLAVALGVILDSLALKKRRGKIWVK, via the coding sequence ATGACATCTCACTATCTGCGTATTTTTACCCAACGTAATGCGGCGGTATTGCTGCTGCTGGGTTTTGCCTCAGGCTTACCGCTGGCGTTAACTGCCGGGACGTTACAGGCGTGGATGACGGTAGAGAATGTTGACCTGAAAACCATCGGTTTCTTCTCCCTTGTCGGCCAGGCTTACGTGTTTAAGTTCCTGTGGTCGCCGATGATGGATCGCTATACGCCACCGTTTCTTGGTCGCCGTCGCGGCTGGCTGCTGGTCACGCAGCTGGCGCTGATTGGCGGCATTATCGCCATGGGCTTTATGCAGCCATCGCGTGACTTGACGCTGCTGGCCGCGCTCGCAGTGCTGGTTGCCTTCTGTTCGGCCTCGCAGGATATCGTGTTTGATGCCTGGAAAACCGATGTGCTGCCGCCGGAAGAGCGCGGCAGCGGCGCGGCAATCACCGTTCTGGGCTATCGTCTGGCGATGTTGATTTCAGGCGGGCTGGCGCTGTGGTTAGCGGATCGCTATCTCGGCTGGCAAGCCACTTACTGGCTGATGGCGCTGCTGATGGTGCCGGGCCTGATCGCCACCTTGCTGGCGAAAGAGCCGGAGATGCCGGCGCGCGAACCGCATTCGCTTCGCCAGGCCGTGACATTCCCGCTAAAAGACTTTTTCCAGCGTAATAACGCCTGGCTGCTGATCACGCTGATTATCCTTTATAAGCTCGGCGATGCGTTTGCCGCCTCGCTCACCACCACGTTCCTTATTCGCGGCGTCGGTTTTAGCGCTGGCGATGTCGGTCTGGTGAACAAAACGCTTGGCCTTTTGGCCACCATCATCGGCGCACTGTACGGCGGCGTACTAATGCAGCGCCTGAGTTTGTTCCGCGCCCTGATGATATTCGGCGTACTGCAAGCGGTGTCGAACTTTGCTTACTGGTTGCTGGCGGTGACGCCACCGCACTTGTGGAGCATGGCGAGCGCGGTGTTTATTGAAAATCTGTGCGGCGGCATGGGCACTGCGGCTTTTGTCGCGTTGTTGATGACGCTGTGCAACAAATCCTTCTCAGCAACGCAGTTCGCACTGCTTTCTGCCCTCTCCGCCGTGGGCCGTGTTTACGTCGGTCCCGCTGCCGGTTGGCTGGTTGAACTGTGGGGCTGGCCGACCTTCTATGCCTTCACCGTGTTTGCTGGCGTACCGGGATTGCTGCTGTTGTGGCTGTGTCGCGGTACCTTGCACAGCATGCAGCAGAGCGGGGAGTTTGTGATGCGCAGCTTGTGGCCGCAAGGTTACCGCTGGACGGTGCGTCTGTTCAGCATCGGCTGCGGCTTGCTGGCACTGTGGCTGCTGGCATTAGCACTCAACGCCAGCGGAGTTGTGCAGATCAATGCGCTGCTCACGCCGATGTTTGAAGCCGGCATGGCATTCGCGCTGTTGGCTGTCGCACTTGGGGTTATTTTGGATAGTTTGGCATTAAAAAAGCGTCGCGGGAAAATCTGGGTTAAGTAA
- the cyoB gene encoding cytochrome o ubiquinol oxidase subunit I encodes MFGKLTLDAVPYHEPIIVVTVAAIILGGLALVAAITYFGKWQYLWSEWFTSIDHKKLGIMYIIMAFVMLLRGFADAVMMRTQQVMASAGEAGILPPHHYDQIFTAHGVIMIFFVAMPFVVGLMNIAVPLQIGARDVAFPFLNNLSFWFTAIGVILVNISLGVGEFAQTGWLAYPPLSGAEYSPGVGVDYWIWSLQLSGIGTTLTGINFFVTILKMRAPGMDLFKMPVFTWASLCTNVLIIAAFPVLTVTLALLTLDRYLGFHFFTNEMGGNMMMYVNLIWVWGHPEVYILVLPVFGVFAEVTATFSKKRLFGYTSLVWATIAITVLSFIVWLHHFFTMGAGANVNAFFGIMTMIIAIPTGVKIFNWLFTMYQGRVEFHSAMLWTIGFLVTFSIGGMTGVLLAVPGADFILHNSLFLIAHFHNVIIGGVVFGCMAGVTYWFPKAFGFTLNEKWGIRAFWFWIIGFFVAFMPLYALGFMGMTRRISQDIDPQFHSLLVVAAGGAALIACGILCQITQFYVSVRDRDQNRDLTGDPWGGRTLEWATSSPPPFYNFAVIPHIHERDAFWEMKEKGEAYKQPEKYEEIHMPKNSGAAVVIAALMTVFGFAMIWHIWWLAGLTFVGTIVTWIVKSFDEDVDYYVPVAEVEQIEKKHFDEISKAGLK; translated from the coding sequence ATGTTCGGAAAATTAACACTGGATGCAGTGCCATACCACGAACCCATTATCGTGGTTACGGTCGCCGCTATCATCTTAGGTGGTCTGGCACTGGTTGCTGCGATTACCTATTTTGGTAAGTGGCAGTACCTGTGGTCAGAATGGTTCACCTCCATCGACCACAAAAAACTGGGTATCATGTACATCATCATGGCGTTCGTCATGTTGCTGCGCGGCTTTGCCGATGCGGTAATGATGCGTACCCAACAAGTGATGGCTTCCGCTGGGGAAGCCGGCATACTCCCGCCACACCACTACGACCAGATCTTCACCGCTCACGGCGTGATCATGATCTTCTTCGTGGCGATGCCATTCGTGGTAGGTCTGATGAACATCGCGGTACCGCTGCAAATCGGTGCACGTGACGTTGCCTTCCCGTTCCTGAACAACCTGAGCTTCTGGTTTACCGCGATCGGTGTGATCCTGGTGAACATCTCTCTGGGTGTGGGCGAGTTTGCACAGACCGGCTGGTTGGCTTATCCGCCGCTTTCGGGTGCGGAGTACAGTCCTGGCGTCGGGGTCGATTACTGGATCTGGAGTCTCCAGCTGTCCGGTATCGGTACGACACTGACCGGTATCAACTTCTTCGTGACCATTCTGAAGATGCGTGCACCGGGCATGGACCTGTTCAAAATGCCGGTGTTCACCTGGGCATCACTGTGTACTAACGTCCTGATCATCGCTGCGTTCCCGGTACTGACCGTTACGCTGGCTCTGTTGACGCTTGACCGTTACCTTGGCTTCCATTTCTTCACCAATGAAATGGGCGGTAACATGATGATGTACGTCAACCTGATTTGGGTCTGGGGTCACCCGGAAGTGTACATCCTGGTTCTGCCGGTGTTTGGTGTCTTTGCTGAAGTCACGGCTACCTTCTCTAAAAAGCGTCTGTTCGGTTACACCTCTCTGGTGTGGGCGACCATCGCGATTACCGTCTTGTCGTTCATCGTTTGGCTGCACCACTTCTTCACCATGGGTGCGGGCGCGAACGTAAACGCCTTCTTCGGTATCATGACGATGATCATCGCTATCCCGACCGGCGTGAAAATCTTCAACTGGCTGTTCACCATGTATCAGGGTCGCGTTGAGTTCCACTCAGCGATGCTGTGGACCATCGGCTTCCTGGTGACCTTCTCGATTGGTGGTATGACAGGTGTTCTGCTGGCGGTTCCGGGTGCGGACTTCATTCTGCACAACAGCCTGTTCCTGATCGCGCACTTCCATAACGTGATTATCGGTGGTGTGGTGTTCGGTTGTATGGCTGGCGTGACCTACTGGTTCCCGAAAGCATTCGGCTTCACGCTGAATGAAAAATGGGGCATCCGCGCGTTCTGGTTCTGGATCATCGGCTTCTTCGTGGCATTCATGCCGCTGTATGCGCTGGGCTTCATGGGTATGACGCGTCGTATTAGCCAGGACATCGATCCTCAGTTCCACTCACTGCTGGTGGTTGCAGCTGGCGGTGCGGCGCTGATCGCTTGCGGTATTCTGTGCCAGATTACCCAGTTCTACGTTTCTGTGCGTGACCGCGACCAGAACCGCGATCTGACCGGTGACCCGTGGGGTGGACGTACGCTGGAGTGGGCAACCTCTTCACCGCCGCCGTTCTACAACTTTGCTGTTATCCCGCATATCCACGAGCGCGATGCGTTCTGGGAAATGAAAGAGAAAGGCGAAGCGTACAAGCAGCCAGAAAAATATGAAGAAATTCATATGCCGAAAAACAGCGGCGCAGCTGTTGTTATCGCGGCCCTGATGACTGTCTTCGGTTTCGCCATGATCTGGCATATCTGGTGGCTGGCTGGCCTCACCTTCGTGGGTACTATCGTCACCTGGATTGTGAAGAGCTTCGATGAAGACGTGGATTACTACGTGCCGGTTGCTGAAGTCGAGCAGATCGAGAAGAAGCACTTTGACGAAATCAGCAAAGCAGGTCTGAAATAA
- the cyoA gene encoding cytochrome o ubiquinol oxidase subunit II, which produces MRLSKYNKSLGILSLIAGAVLLSGCDSALLNPKGQIALEQRSLILTAFGLMMIVVIPAVFMAVFFAWKYRATNTNATYSPNWSHSNKVEAVVWTIPILIIIFLGVLTWKSTHALEPSKPLVSDVKPVEIDVVALDWKWLFIYPEQGIATVNQIAFPANTPVNFKITSNSVMNSFFIPTLGSQIYAMAGMQTKLHLIANEPGTFDGISANFSGRGFSGMKFKAIATKDDAEFQQWVAKVKAAPNALNTMDDFEKLATPSENHPVEYFSTANPELFKQVIDKFMMSHGKMDMPEHKGMDMSHAASAGAEE; this is translated from the coding sequence ATGAGACTCAGTAAATACAATAAAAGTTTGGGGATTTTGTCATTAATTGCAGGCGCTGTATTACTCAGTGGCTGCGATAGTGCGTTGTTAAATCCCAAAGGACAGATTGCACTGGAGCAACGTTCGTTGATTCTGACAGCTTTCGGCTTGATGATGATCGTCGTTATCCCGGCAGTCTTCATGGCAGTATTCTTTGCCTGGAAATATCGGGCAACCAATACTAACGCAACTTATAGCCCTAACTGGTCACACTCGAACAAAGTGGAAGCCGTGGTCTGGACCATTCCGATCCTGATCATTATCTTCCTCGGCGTTTTGACCTGGAAATCAACCCACGCGCTGGAGCCGAGCAAACCGCTGGTTTCTGACGTTAAACCGGTTGAGATCGACGTAGTGGCACTGGACTGGAAATGGCTGTTCATCTACCCGGAACAGGGTATTGCAACCGTTAACCAGATTGCCTTCCCGGCAAACACTCCGGTGAACTTCAAGATCACCTCCAACTCCGTGATGAACTCCTTCTTTATTCCTACTCTCGGCAGCCAGATCTACGCGATGGCCGGTATGCAGACCAAACTGCATCTGATCGCCAACGAGCCAGGAACATTTGACGGTATCTCTGCGAACTTCAGTGGTCGTGGTTTCTCTGGCATGAAGTTCAAAGCCATTGCAACTAAAGACGATGCGGAATTCCAGCAGTGGGTTGCCAAAGTTAAAGCGGCACCTAACGCGCTGAACACCATGGATGATTTCGAGAAACTGGCCACGCCAAGCGAAAATCACCCGGTGGAATATTTCTCAACGGCAAATCCAGAACTGTTCAAGCAAGTGATTGATAAGTTCATGATGAGCCACGGGAAGATGGACATGCCAGAACATAAAGGCATGGACATGAGTCACGCCGCTTCCGCGGGAGCCGAGGAATAA
- the exaC gene encoding acetaldehyde dehydrogenase ExaC, with translation MRYAHPGTPGALVSFQATYGNYIAGKFVEPLSGQYFTNTSPVNGSDIAQFPRSDARDIDLALDAAHQAADAWGKTSVQHRANILLQVADRIEANLEKLAVAESWDNGKPIRETLNADLPLAVDHFRYFAGCLRAQEGSTAEIDETTVAYHFHEPLGVVGQIIPWNFPLLMAAWKLAPALAAGNCVVLKPAEQTPLGITLLMEVIGDLFPAGVLNVVQGFGREAGEALATSKRIAKIAFTGSTPVGRHIMACAAENIIPCTVELGGKSPNIYFADVMDGEDEFIEKAVEGLVLGFFNQGEVCTCPSRALIHESIYQPFMDRVMAKVANIRRGDPLDSDTMIGAQASRQQFDKILSYINIARDEGGQILTGGDRASMATELNDGFYIQPTLIKGTNQMRCFQEEIFGPVIGVTTFKDEAEALAIANETQFGLGAGVWTRDTNLAYRMGRGIKAGRVWTNCYHIYPAHAAFGGYKQSGVGRETHKMALSAYQQTKNLLVSYGTAPLGLF, from the coding sequence ATGCGTTATGCACATCCCGGCACGCCCGGCGCTTTGGTTTCATTTCAGGCGACTTACGGCAACTACATTGCGGGCAAATTCGTCGAGCCGCTCAGCGGCCAATACTTCACCAACACCTCGCCAGTGAATGGCAGTGATATCGCCCAGTTTCCGCGTTCGGATGCGCGTGATATCGATTTAGCGCTGGACGCGGCGCATCAGGCGGCCGATGCCTGGGGAAAAACCAGCGTGCAGCATCGTGCCAACATCCTGCTGCAGGTGGCGGACCGTATTGAGGCCAATCTCGAAAAACTGGCCGTAGCGGAGAGCTGGGATAACGGGAAACCAATCCGCGAAACCCTGAATGCCGATCTGCCGCTGGCGGTGGATCACTTCCGTTACTTCGCCGGTTGCCTGCGGGCGCAAGAGGGCAGCACTGCGGAGATCGATGAAACCACCGTGGCGTATCACTTCCATGAGCCGCTCGGCGTGGTTGGGCAGATCATTCCGTGGAACTTCCCGCTGTTAATGGCGGCGTGGAAACTGGCGCCGGCGCTGGCGGCGGGGAACTGTGTGGTGCTGAAACCGGCGGAACAGACGCCGCTGGGCATTACGCTGCTGATGGAGGTGATTGGCGATCTGTTCCCGGCTGGCGTGTTGAATGTGGTGCAGGGCTTTGGTCGTGAAGCGGGTGAAGCGCTGGCGACCAGCAAACGCATCGCTAAAATCGCCTTTACCGGTTCAACGCCGGTGGGTCGTCACATCATGGCCTGTGCCGCCGAAAACATCATTCCCTGCACCGTCGAGCTGGGCGGCAAGTCGCCGAATATCTACTTTGCCGATGTAATGGACGGCGAGGATGAGTTTATTGAGAAAGCGGTGGAAGGGTTAGTGCTCGGTTTCTTCAATCAGGGCGAAGTCTGTACCTGTCCGTCACGCGCGTTGATTCACGAATCGATCTATCAACCCTTTATGGATCGCGTGATGGCAAAGGTGGCGAATATCCGTCGTGGCGATCCACTAGATAGCGACACCATGATTGGCGCGCAGGCTTCACGCCAGCAATTCGATAAAATCCTGTCGTATATCAACATCGCTCGCGACGAAGGCGGGCAGATTCTCACCGGTGGCGATCGCGCCAGCATGGCCACCGAGCTGAATGATGGATTCTACATTCAGCCGACCTTAATCAAAGGAACCAACCAGATGCGTTGTTTCCAGGAGGAGATTTTTGGCCCGGTGATTGGTGTTACCACCTTTAAGGATGAGGCAGAAGCGCTCGCCATCGCCAACGAAACCCAGTTCGGTCTTGGTGCGGGCGTGTGGACGCGCGACACCAATCTGGCTTATCGCATGGGACGCGGCATTAAAGCCGGTCGCGTCTGGACCAACTGCTATCACATCTATCCCGCTCACGCGGCATTCGGCGGCTACAAGCAATCGGGGGTGGGCCGTGAGACGCACAAGATGGCGCTCAGCGCCTATCAACAAACCAAAAATCTGCTGGTTAGCTATGGCACCGCGCCTTTGGGCCTGTTCTGA
- a CDS encoding cytochrome o ubiquinol oxidase subunit IV, translated as MSHSVNEHGASHGSVKSYMIGFVLSIILTGIPFWMVMDGGASHGTILGVVLVCAVVQVLVHLVYFLHLDSKSEGGWNMVAIVFSALIILIVVVGSLWIMWNLNYNMMAH; from the coding sequence ATGAGTCATTCTGTTAACGAACATGGCGCTTCGCACGGTAGCGTGAAGTCTTACATGATCGGCTTCGTCCTCTCTATCATCCTGACCGGTATTCCGTTCTGGATGGTAATGGATGGCGGCGCTTCACACGGCACTATTCTGGGTGTGGTTCTGGTGTGTGCGGTAGTTCAGGTGCTGGTTCACCTCGTCTACTTCCTGCACTTAGACAGCAAATCAGAAGGTGGCTGGAACATGGTGGCCATCGTCTTCTCAGCACTCATTATCTTGATTGTTGTTGTAGGCTCACTGTGGATTATGTGGAACCTCAACTACAACATGATGGCCCACTAA
- the adhP gene encoding alcohol dehydrogenase AdhP produces MNMQIKTTMKAAVVKAFGEPLVIEQVPVPQVGPGQILVKIAATGVCHTDLHAAEGDWPIKPNPPFIPGHEGVGQVVALGEGVKHLKMGDRVGVPWLYSACGHCEHCLDSWETLCLSQQNAGYSVNGSFAEYCLADANYVGIIPDNVDYNEIAPILCAGVTVYKGLKMTDTKPGDWVVISGIGGLGHMAVQYAVAMGLNVAAVDIDDEKLEFAKRLGASVVANAKNVDPAKVFQESFGGAHGVLVTAVSPKAFEQAIGTLRRGGTMVLNGLPPGKFDLSIFDMVLDGITVRGSIVGTRKDLQEALDFAGRHKVKATVAVEPLTNINDIFARMHAGKIEGRIVVDMSL; encoded by the coding sequence ATGAATATGCAAATCAAAACCACCATGAAAGCCGCCGTTGTGAAGGCTTTTGGTGAACCGTTAGTGATTGAGCAGGTGCCGGTGCCGCAGGTCGGGCCGGGGCAGATTTTGGTGAAAATCGCGGCGACCGGCGTATGCCATACCGATCTCCACGCCGCCGAAGGCGACTGGCCGATTAAACCTAATCCGCCATTTATTCCGGGCCACGAAGGTGTTGGCCAGGTGGTTGCATTGGGCGAGGGCGTTAAGCACCTGAAAATGGGCGATCGCGTCGGTGTGCCATGGCTCTATTCGGCGTGCGGTCACTGCGAACACTGTCTCGATAGCTGGGAAACGCTGTGTCTGTCGCAGCAAAATGCCGGTTACTCAGTGAATGGCAGCTTCGCGGAATACTGCCTCGCCGATGCCAACTATGTCGGCATCATTCCGGATAACGTCGATTACAACGAAATCGCGCCAATCCTCTGTGCGGGCGTTACCGTGTATAAAGGGCTGAAAATGACCGATACCAAACCTGGCGATTGGGTGGTGATTTCCGGTATCGGCGGCTTAGGGCATATGGCGGTGCAGTACGCGGTGGCGATGGGTCTGAACGTGGCGGCGGTGGATATCGATGATGAGAAGCTGGAGTTTGCTAAACGTCTCGGTGCCAGCGTGGTGGCGAATGCGAAAAATGTCGATCCGGCCAAGGTGTTCCAGGAGAGTTTTGGCGGTGCGCACGGCGTGCTGGTCACGGCGGTTTCACCAAAAGCGTTCGAACAGGCGATTGGTACGCTGCGTCGTGGCGGCACCATGGTGCTGAACGGTTTGCCGCCGGGCAAATTCGATCTGTCGATTTTCGATATGGTGTTGGACGGCATTACGGTGCGCGGTTCCATCGTCGGTACGCGCAAAGATCTGCAGGAAGCGCTGGATTTCGCCGGTCGTCACAAGGTGAAAGCCACCGTGGCGGTTGAACCGCTGACGAATATCAACGATATCTTCGCGCGTATGCACGCTGGCAAGATTGAAGGGCGTATTGTGGTGGATATGTCGCTGTAA